From a region of the Ardenticatena maritima genome:
- a CDS encoding DNA-3-methyladenine glycosylase encodes MQTARLTRDFFDRDTVVVARDLLGRILVRRFPDGTVARLRIVETEAYTPDGDTANHASRGPTPRTAPMFGPPGHAYVYMIYGKYHCFNIVTEGVGQGAAVLIRAAEPLEGVEILERHRPVRRRYDLTNGPGKLCIALNIDRSFTGHDCITSRHLWFEEGAPIPDDHVARTPRIGIDYAAEHDRLALKRMFIKSNPWVSK; translated from the coding sequence ATGCAAACAGCACGCTTAACACGTGATTTTTTCGACCGAGACACCGTTGTCGTTGCCCGTGACCTTCTGGGGCGCATCCTGGTTCGACGCTTTCCAGATGGCACAGTCGCCCGCTTGCGCATCGTCGAAACCGAAGCCTACACACCCGACGGCGATACAGCCAACCACGCCAGCCGCGGCCCTACGCCACGCACCGCGCCCATGTTCGGGCCGCCGGGACACGCCTACGTGTACATGATTTATGGCAAGTACCATTGTTTCAACATTGTCACGGAGGGCGTGGGACAAGGCGCCGCAGTGCTCATTCGCGCCGCTGAACCGCTGGAAGGCGTCGAAATCCTGGAACGCCATCGCCCGGTACGTCGGCGCTACGACCTCACCAACGGTCCCGGCAAACTCTGCATCGCCCTCAACATTGACCGTTCATTCACCGGGCATGATTGCATCACAAGCCGGCATCTCTGGTTTGAAGAAGGCGCTCCCATCCCCGACGACCACGTCGCCCGGACGCCACGCATTGGGATTGACTATGCCGCCGAACATGACCGGTTGGCATTGAAACGCATGTTCATCAAATCAAATCCATGGGTGTCAAAATGA